One genomic region from Anabaena sp. PCC 7108 encodes:
- a CDS encoding Hsp70 family protein codes for MPIAIDFGTSNTVITRWNPVTQQPETINLPGLSIQQNLNPPLIPSLVYVEDATQGNILVGQQVRDRGLDLKSDSRFFRSFKRGIGANIQGFLPELDGQNITFEQVGTWFLTKVISELAPTEGGLDSLVLTVPVDSFEAYRYWLGNVCQALPVEQVRMLDEPTAAALGYGLAEQENLLVIDFGGGTLDLSLVCLDKNPQANIKPVGFLLKWGNKSLAENSQQKVKTARILAKAGQNLGGTDIDNWIVDYFAKTQGLPINSLTTRLAERLKIQLSTQDRASEFFFDNETFESYEMELNRKGLEELLKENGFFDRLHDAMMTLLQQARRQGIELNDINAVLLVGGSIQLHAVQTWVNQYFEPEKIRCERPFEAIAQGALQITQGMEIKDYLYHSYGVRYWDRRNQRHSWQPIVKAGQAYPMTQPVELILGASVENQPSIELILGELGTDTGSTEVYFDGDRLITRNIKCLTTPVKPLNDKEGARKIAQLSPPGFPGSDRIKILFQVDDKCCLRITVEDLLTNDTLVENQLVAQLK; via the coding sequence ATGCCGATTGCTATCGATTTTGGAACTAGTAACACTGTCATTACCCGCTGGAATCCCGTCACCCAGCAGCCAGAAACTATAAATTTACCGGGTTTATCCATTCAACAAAATCTCAACCCTCCACTGATTCCCAGCTTGGTCTATGTGGAAGATGCTACTCAAGGTAATATCTTAGTTGGGCAACAAGTGCGCGATCGCGGTTTGGATCTCAAAAGTGATAGTAGATTTTTCCGCAGCTTCAAACGGGGAATTGGGGCAAATATCCAAGGCTTCTTACCCGAATTAGATGGACAAAATATCACTTTTGAACAAGTAGGAACATGGTTTTTAACTAAGGTAATTTCAGAATTAGCTCCCACAGAAGGTGGTTTAGATTCTTTAGTTTTAACAGTTCCTGTAGATAGCTTTGAAGCTTATCGTTACTGGTTAGGCAATGTTTGTCAAGCACTGCCTGTTGAACAAGTGAGAATGTTAGATGAACCTACGGCAGCTGCTTTGGGTTATGGTTTGGCAGAACAAGAAAATTTGTTGGTAATTGATTTTGGTGGTGGTACTTTAGATTTATCTTTAGTGTGTTTAGATAAAAATCCCCAAGCTAATATTAAACCAGTAGGATTTCTACTCAAATGGGGTAATAAATCTCTGGCTGAAAATTCTCAGCAAAAGGTAAAAACTGCCCGTATTTTGGCAAAAGCTGGACAAAATTTAGGTGGAACTGATATTGATAATTGGATAGTTGATTACTTTGCTAAAACCCAAGGATTACCGATTAATTCCCTGACAACTCGACTGGCAGAACGGTTAAAAATTCAGCTATCAACCCAAGACAGAGCTAGTGAATTCTTTTTTGATAATGAGACTTTTGAAAGCTATGAAATGGAACTTAACCGCAAGGGACTAGAAGAACTCCTCAAAGAAAACGGATTTTTTGATAGATTACATGATGCCATGATGACACTGTTGCAGCAAGCCCGTCGTCAAGGAATAGAACTTAATGATATTAATGCTGTGTTGTTAGTTGGTGGTTCTATACAATTACACGCAGTGCAGACATGGGTAAACCAATATTTTGAGCCAGAAAAAATCCGCTGTGAACGTCCTTTTGAAGCGATCGCTCAAGGTGCGCTGCAAATCACCCAAGGAATGGAAATCAAAGACTATCTCTATCATAGTTATGGAGTCCGTTACTGGGATCGTCGTAACCAGCGTCACAGCTGGCAACCGATTGTCAAAGCAGGACAGGCTTATCCCATGACTCAACCAGTAGAATTAATCTTGGGGGCTTCGGTGGAAAATCAACCCAGTATCGAGTTGATTTTGGGGGAATTGGGAACAGACACCGGCAGTACAGAAGTTTATTTTGATGGAGATCGCCTAATTACTCGCAATATTAAGTGTTTAACAACCCCAGTCAAACCCCTCAACGACAAAGAAGGGGCTAGAAAAATTGCCCAACTATCACCCCCAGGATTTCCGGGGAGCGATCGCATTAAAATCCTCTTTCAAGTTGATGATAAATGCTGTTTACGTATCACCGTTGAGGACTTGTTGACAAATGACACCCTGGTTGAAAATCAACTTGTAGCACAGTTGAAATGA
- a CDS encoding L,D-transpeptidase codes for MPSWIRSALMRSSGTFCTGILLMLMTSFSWSSPTSNPKTTTANAYTVNQSITVSKNNQISQSRRIEIDLSEQRLRAWEGKNLVYSYRISTGKSKTPTPIGRFQINSKYRINRMRGRGYDIPDVPYAMYFYEGYAIHGAYWHNRFGTPVSHGCVNLPVSQARKLYNWAAMGTVVIVRR; via the coding sequence ATGCCAAGCTGGATTCGCAGTGCTTTAATGCGTTCCTCTGGAACTTTTTGTACAGGTATACTGTTAATGCTGATGACTTCATTTTCTTGGTCTTCACCAACCAGTAACCCCAAAACTACTACAGCTAATGCATATACAGTAAATCAAAGTATTACTGTCTCCAAAAATAATCAAATATCCCAATCTCGCCGGATTGAAATTGATTTATCTGAGCAGAGATTACGTGCTTGGGAAGGTAAAAATTTAGTGTACTCCTACCGAATTTCTACGGGAAAGAGTAAAACTCCTACACCCATTGGTAGATTTCAAATTAATTCTAAATATCGGATTAATCGGATGCGTGGTAGAGGTTACGACATTCCTGATGTTCCATACGCCATGTATTTTTATGAAGGATATGCCATTCATGGTGCTTACTGGCACAACCGTTTTGGCACTCCAGTTAGTCATGGTTGCGTTAATTTGCCAGTTAGTCAAGCGCGGAAGTTATACAATTGGGCTGCAATGGGAACTGTGGTGATTGTGCGTCGGTAG
- a CDS encoding L,D-transpeptidase has translation MKSLIYPHWVRSLKILLASTVIYTGIFSTVSSQVWANPDNNKIATAIQTLKQSDQRWIQIDLSKQNLIAWEGSNPVYAITISSGKKSTPTRVGTFKIQTKLKKARMRGRGYDVPNVPHTMYYQGGYAIHGAYWHHRFGTPVSHGCVNLAPNHAKWVFEWADVGTPVIVQE, from the coding sequence ATGAAAAGTCTGATTTATCCTCACTGGGTGCGTTCCTTAAAAATATTACTTGCAAGTACAGTAATTTATACTGGTATTTTTAGTACTGTATCAAGTCAAGTTTGGGCAAATCCCGATAACAATAAAATTGCTACAGCTATTCAAACACTCAAACAATCTGATCAACGCTGGATTCAAATTGATCTCTCCAAGCAAAATTTAATTGCGTGGGAAGGTAGCAATCCTGTCTATGCAATCACCATTTCTTCTGGTAAAAAATCTACACCTACTCGCGTTGGCACTTTTAAAATTCAAACAAAGCTGAAAAAAGCTCGGATGCGCGGTAGGGGTTATGATGTTCCCAACGTTCCCCATACTATGTATTATCAAGGCGGTTATGCCATTCACGGAGCATATTGGCATCACAGATTTGGTACTCCTGTCAGTCATGGTTGTGTAAATCTTGCACCTAATCATGCTAAATGGGTATTTGAGTGGGCTGACGTAGGGACACCAGTAATTGTGCAGGAATAG